The DNA segment GGCCCACGGGCAGAATCAATCGCGACCAATCTCCCGTCTGCTTCCCCTGCGCATCGGCCCCATTTACTTGCACTGCCATCAAATGACCGGCCGCCGCCTCCAAGGTCGCTTCCATGGCCTCGGGCTCCTCCTGTCTCAGAAAATGGCAGAGGGTGAACGCCACTCCCACATCCTCACGAGCCGCGGCTTGGGCCAAGCGCAAAGCTCTTTCATTGGTGTCAGTGAAAAAACTGTAGTGAGGATAAATCACCGTCTTGAGCCCGTTTTCCCGCGCCAGATCAGCCACTTGCAAAATCGCTGCCAGCGCCTCCGCCTCCGTCACCTCAAATTTGCGCACCTTCCCCACCGTGACCCAGACCTGGGTCTTCGTCTCCTTGAACTCAGCGAGATGGCTGGCAACCCCTTTCGGCACCACGATGCCGTTCTTTCCGGGCTTCAAAACAAGGTAAGTCGCCGCTACTTCCAAGTCGGACTTCCGCAAGGCCTGGCCCCATTCGGAGGTGAAAGTCTTGAGTTCCGTGACCACCCCTGGA comes from the Verrucomicrobiota bacterium genome and includes:
- a CDS encoding TIM barrel protein; the protein is MKHLAKSFLFLSLLATSVGARPLFPLDNAFAGEESSMEERVALLKGLGFPGVVTELKTFTSEWGQALRKSDLEVAATYLVLKPGKNGIVVPKGVASHLAEFKETKTQVWVTVGKVRKFEVTEAEALAAILQVADLARENGLKTVIYPHYSFFTDTNERALRLAQAAAREDVGVAFTLCHFLRQEEPEAMEATLEAAAGHLMAVQVNGADAQGKQTGDWSRLILPVGQGDFELGRVLSQLDEMAYEGPITLQCYGLSEPAAAHLAASAEAWRKLTTK